GTGAAAGGAACATGGGACTCAGAATCAGGGGGCTGAAGTGCACACCCCAGTTATGTCCATCCTTgggctcttttatttatttatttttgagagagtctctctgtgttgcccaggctggagtgcaatggtgcaatctcagctcactacaacttctgcctcccaggttcaagccattttcctgctttagcctcccaagtagctgcaattacaggcacgaccatatccagctaatttttgtatttttagtagagatgggattttgccatattggccagactggtgtgagccaccagcctcggcctcccaaagtgctgggattacaggcatgagccactgcatccagcctcccTGAACGTTTCCTCACTTGGAAGGTGTGGGGTGGCAATGATATTTGAGCTCACAGGTGACAGTAAGGGTTCCTTGAGatgacacacacacaagcataagCCATTTCTCTGTCGAAGCAACATCCAACCTTTGCTgctgcttcccccacccccaccccccacacagtATATAGGATATATACTGCATATAGGATTTTCCCCTGAGACTCCTTAAGCCATTTGGGAGACCCAGTCCTGCCCCAACCACTCAGCCTCCCTGGTTAACACTGTTCCCTGTCCCCCCAGAAATCAAAAGATGCAGCCACCAGAAAAAGAAACTCCGGAAGTTCTGCATTTGGATGAGGCCAGAACCAAGGATCACAGCAGCCTAAACAACCTAAGACAGACTTTGCTCTCAGAAAAGCCAAACTCGGCCCAGGTGGAACTCGAGTTAAAAGAGAGAGATGTGCTGTCAGTTTTCCTTCCAGATGTACCAGAAACTGAGAGCTAGTGAAGGTTCAGAGAAGCCCCACCCTAAGCCAGGCACACGATCTGGGCTCAGCTCAGCGGCCTGAAACCTCAGACTTTACAGCCTCTCCCAAGCACagtgctttcttcttcttctttttttaaagtagatacaATGAATGAACTGCAAGCAAACTAAaattctgttattaaaaaaatcttttattaaaatgcTCCTGGAAGTGAGCGGGTAGTGTTGCAGTGTGTTCAGATGGCagtggtacatacacacacacacacaagtggctTGGAGCAAAAGTGCGAAATCCGTATCTGGCCTGTGTGTCAGGAAGCCTGGCTAGGACTCTAAGCATGTGGTCTTGAATAGTTCACACCaagctccccccgccccccccgcccactcccccacccccccgcGCCGACCTCAGCTCCTCCATTTACAGAACGTGGCTGAAGACTGGGTCAGAGATGCTGTCTGCAATCCAGCAGCAGTCTTGAGACTGCTAAGAGGGGAAGGAGCAGGATTCCAGGCTTGGAACCCCCTTCCCAATCCTTCCACCCACCAGGGCACTCTCCTTCCCTGCT
Above is a window of Callithrix jacchus isolate 240 chromosome 8, calJac240_pri, whole genome shotgun sequence DNA encoding:
- the SLC51B gene encoding organic solute transporter subunit beta, which produces MEHSQVAPGAPAGTVVPQELLEEMLWFFRVEDASPWNHSILALAAVVVMISMVLLGRSIQASRNQKMQPPEKETPEVLHLDEARTKDHSSLNNLRQTLLSEKPNSAQVELELKERDVLSVFLPDVPETES